From the genome of Haloarcula taiwanensis:
CGGACTACCCCGACTGGTTCGAGAAACAGACCGGCGAGGACGCCGAGGATTGGGCGGACGGCTACCCGATCCGCAACCACAACACCACGACCATCGCCCCGACCGGGACGACCTCGATGATCGGCAACACCACCGGTGGCTGTGAACCGATCTACAACGTCGCCTACTACAAGAACGTCTCCGACGACGTGCAGGGCGACGAGATGCTCGTGGAGTTCGACGACTACTTCCTCCGCGCACTGGAGGACAACGACATCGACGTCGAGGCCGTCAAGCAGGAGGCCCAAGAGCAGATGGCCAACAACGAGTTCGACGGCGTCGACGGGCTGACGACTGTGCCCGACGCCATCGGCGAGCTGTTCGTCACGACTGGCGACCTCTCGGCGAAGCAGCACGCGGGTATCCAGGTGGCCTGTCAGGAGGGCGTCGACTCCGCCATCTCGAAGACGGTCAACGCCCCGAACGACTCCACGACCGAGGACGCAGCCGAAGTGTTCGAGTACATCTACGACCACGGCGGCAAGGGCGTCACCTACTACCGCGACGGCACCCGCAGCAAGCAGGTGCTGACAACGCGCGCCCAGAACACGGAGTTCTCGGACATGGACGCCGAGGAGGTCGTTGCCCAGATAGAGGAGGTCTTCGGCGGCATCGAGGGCTTCCTCGAAGACGAGGCTGTTCAGGCCGCCCTCGACGACTCCGTCGAGGAAATCCTGAGTGTCGCCGACGGCGACACCGACGCCGAGTTCGCCAAGAAGCAGACCCGGCCGGACGTGCTCCATGGCGTCACCCAGCGCATCGACACCGGCTACGGAAAGCTCTACGTCAACATCAACGAGGACCCCGAGGCCGACCGGCCGTTCGAGCTGTTCGCCAACATCGGCAACTCCGGCGGCTTCACCGCCTCCTTCACCGAGGCGCTGGCAAAGACCATTTCGACGGCGCTGCGCTCGGGCGTCGACCCCGAGGAAATCGCCGACGAACTGCAGGGCATCCGGTCGCCGAAGGTCGCCTGGGACAAGGGCGAGCAGATACAGTCTATCCCGGACGCCATCGGCACCGCCCTGCGTCGCTACCTCGACGGCGACGTCGACAAGGCCTATCCCGACCAGACCACGCTGGAGGAGACGGCCGAGAAGGCCGAAGGCGAGACCGAACCCGCCACACAGACCCAGACCGACGGCGGTGCGGCCGCCGCAGCCGACACGAGCGGCGACCAGCAGGACATCATCGACGCCGGCGAGAGCCCGGAATGTCCTGACTGTGGCTCGCTGTCGCTGTACTACTCAGAGGGTTGCAAGACCTGCGAGTCCTGTGGCTGGTCCGAGTGCTGACCGTCTCAGCCTGAGAGGCGGCTCTGTCATTCGCCGCGCTTGAAGCCCGTTCTTTTCACGTTCGCTGACTCGCCGAGGACCGGCTACCGGAACTCGGTCACGTCGTACACGCCGGTAATCGTCGTTTCCTCGACGGCTGCGGTGATTTCTGTCCCTTCCTCAGCCGCCGAATCTGCGACGAGCGTGACTGGTTCGATGGGCTGGCGGCGAAGAAAGGCTGCAATCCGTTCGAGCCACGACGGCGTCCCACCCTTCCGGCAGACGATAACGTAGCGCGATTCGGCGAGCGACGCCATCTCAGGTTCGAAGTCGTAGTCCTCGTGATCGGCCGGCGGGACGACGTGAATGACCTCGCCGGCAATCGTCTCGTCCATACACACGATAGCGACTACAGCGGTATGTGCCGCTCGCTTTGCATTACGAGTACTGCTTCGACACCCAGCCCGAGGCACCGCTGGGATAGGAGTCAGTCTCCTCCTCGGGCTGTACCTCGCCGCGTTGGTCGACCATCCGGACGACGACGGTGTGGCCGCCGGACGGCGGGTCATAGGTATGTTCCCACTGTCGCCATGCGTCCTCGGCGGGGCCGTCGCCGCTGGCGGCCGGCAGTTGGTCCGAGAGCGTTGCGTCCGCCCACGTCTCGCCGCCGTCGGTGGAGACCTCGACGCGCTGGACGCCGCGCAGGCCGGCGTAGGCGGGGCCGCCGATCCGCCGCCGGCCGTCGGAAAGCATCGATTCGTGGTGGAGTTTGGCGACCGGATTCACCGGCCCGGTCCCCTGCCAGCCGCGTTTCTCCCAGTAGCCGTCGGCCTCCTCGTCGAGAATTTCGATCTCCGAGAGCCACTTGACGTTGACCTCGCCCCAGTGGCCGGGGACCAGCGCCCGGACGGGGTAGCCGTGGCCGCGCGGGAGTATCTTCCCGTTCATTCCGTAGGCGAGCATCCCGCCCCGGAGCGCGTCGATGGGGAACTCCTCGTAGTAGTCGTCTTCGGCCCGGAGCATCACACACTCACAGCCGCTCTGGACGCCGGCTTCTTCGAGCAGGCTGTCGACGGGAACGCCGGTCCATAGCGCGTTGTCTATCTTGTAGCCGTTCAGACTCTCGCCGACACAGCGGAGCGTGATGAACCGGTTTTCGGCGTCCATCTCCAGGATGTCCCCGTAGTCGAGCGTGATCTCCTCTTCGACGGCACCAGTGATAGAGAGCGACCAGTCCGCGGCCGAGATCTGCGGGTCGATGGAGTTGATATCGACCTCGTAGAAGTTCTCGCTGACCAGCGGGTCTATGTCGCCAAAGCCAAGCGAGGACTCCGCGGCGACGGCGAGCTTCTCGTCGACATCGTCGAGGTCTGCCCCCGGCGCATTCAGTACGGGCGCGTCGTCACCCGTCGCGGCGACCGAACGCCGGTTACCAGCCGTGTAGCCGACCGTTGCCGCGGCGACAGCCGCACCGACCGTCGAGAGCGCCCGCCGTCGTTTCGAGGATATCGGCGACACCGAGCCACTGAGTCCGTCAAGGAGCTGCGCAAGGCCGACGACGGCGGCGGCGGGGACCGCCGGGCCAGCGGCAAGGACGACTTCGCCGGTGAGAACGACGCTGACAACCCAGGTGACGACAGCCGTTCCGACAACAGGGAGGGCGCGGTTATTCGCCAGTTGCCCGATGAGGATGGCTGCCCTGGCCGCCAGTGCGATGAACAGCCCAGCGAGCGCGATGGCGAACAGGAGATTCAACTGTTGGCCGAGACTGCCAAGCGACGAGATGGCGGTCGAGACGATGATGCCGGGCATCGACCGTGCGAGCGTCCGTTCGATAGGCGAGGCGATGAACGCAGGTGCGTAGCCAGTGACCGCGTAGGAGCCGGCCAGGCCCGCGACGGCTGCAACGACACTGACCAGCAGCCGCCCGCCGGGAGAGTCGAGAAGGTCGTCAGTCATGGCTGCACTGACGGTCTACCCGGCAAAAGAGATTGTTCCAATTTCACCCAGATTCCGTTCCGAAACTCCGGAAGACACAAGCGAGCGGGGTTGGTCTACGGAATCATGGACGAGCAGCCCGGCGGTCGGCCCTGCCCGCTCTGTGAACGGGCGATGTACCACCGACACTGCAAGTACGTCTGTCCGGAACACGGGGTCGTGTACGACTGCGCCGACACGTTCTACTGACGAGACGCTCACGGGTTTATTAGCTTGGAACAATGAAAAGAGTGGTATGAGTGGTCACGGGGAGGAGATTTCGGTGCTGCACGTCGACGACGACCCCGACCTCGGTGACCTCGTTGCGGTCCATCTGGAGCAAACGCACGGCGACATCTCTGTCTGTACCGAACGAAGTGCGGCCGACGGGTTAGCGCGACTGTCTGAACACGCGTTCGACTGTGTCGTCAGCGACCACGACATGCCGGGCATGGACGGACTCGAGTTTCTGAGAGTCGTTCGCGAGGAGTACGAGGAACTCCCGTTTATCCTCTTTACTGGCAAGGGAAGCGAGGAAATCGCGAGTGACGCGATCTCTGCCGGCGTCACCGAATACCTGCAGAAGGGAGTCGGAACGGACCAGTACGCCGTGCTCGCGAACCGTATCGAGCGGGCTGTGGGGGAACGACGGGCCAAGACCGCGCTCGAAGAGTCTGAGCGGATGCTGTCGACGCTCATCTCGAACCTTCCGGGAATGGTGTATCGCGCGCGGAACGAACCCGATTGGCCAATGGAGTTCGTCAGCGACGGTGCAGCGGAACTCGTCGGCTACAGTTCGGCGGCGCTCGAGAGTGGCGACGTTTCTTGGGGCACGCTCATAGAGGATTCCGAGACAGAGCGTCTCTGGGAGACAGTCCAGACCTGTATCGCCGCCGACGAACCGTTCGAAGTCTCCTACCAGATTGAGACGGCCGACGGTGAGACTCGCTGGATGTGGGAACGCGGGCGTGTCGTCGACACTGACGACGACGGCGTCGAAATCCTCGAAGGATTCATCACCGACGTGACCGCACGCGAGGAGCGCGAACGGGAACTCGCGGATCAGCGGGCATTTACCGAGAAGCTCATCGACTCTATCGACGATATGTTCTACGTGGTCGCTACCGACGGGAGCCTGGTCCGATGGAACGACACCGTCCCGTCGGTGACCGGGTACACCAACGAGAAATTAGCGTCGATAGGAATTGACGAGCTCATTGTGGACTCTGACCACGACAAACTGTGGCGGATATTCGAGGAGACGCTGGAGACCGGGTACGGAACCATCGAGGCAGGTGTTGAGACGGCTGACGGCGAGCAACTCCAGTATGAG
Proteins encoded in this window:
- a CDS encoding sulfite oxidase → MTDDLLDSPGGRLLVSVVAAVAGLAGSYAVTGYAPAFIASPIERTLARSMPGIIVSTAISSLGSLGQQLNLLFAIALAGLFIALAARAAILIGQLANNRALPVVGTAVVTWVVSVVLTGEVVLAAGPAVPAAAVVGLAQLLDGLSGSVSPISSKRRRALSTVGAAVAAATVGYTAGNRRSVAATGDDAPVLNAPGADLDDVDEKLAVAAESSLGFGDIDPLVSENFYEVDINSIDPQISAADWSLSITGAVEEEITLDYGDILEMDAENRFITLRCVGESLNGYKIDNALWTGVPVDSLLEEAGVQSGCECVMLRAEDDYYEEFPIDALRGGMLAYGMNGKILPRGHGYPVRALVPGHWGEVNVKWLSEIEILDEEADGYWEKRGWQGTGPVNPVAKLHHESMLSDGRRRIGGPAYAGLRGVQRVEVSTDGGETWADATLSDQLPAASGDGPAEDAWRQWEHTYDPPSGGHTVVVRMVDQRGEVQPEEETDSYPSGASGWVSKQYS